The Rhinolophus ferrumequinum isolate MPI-CBG mRhiFer1 chromosome 21, mRhiFer1_v1.p, whole genome shotgun sequence region AGTCCAGGTGAGGGAGAGAAAATGGTCCAGTCTTTACAAAAGGTTCCACTTCCTCAGCTCCCACCTGGGGCTCAGTCTTTTCTCTCACCGCAGGGTAATAATTCTGGAGCTTGGCAAATGCATGGAAACATTCGGAGGCAGATTTTAATTACAGCTTATTTGTGCAAAGTGCTGCTACCTCCACATAGACTAACGCTATGCAAATACTCACACCTAACAGTCCTGGGTCTAGAATAAGATGGTAACTCAAGAAAACGAAGAGCCAGACTTCAACCCCTGCATTTCAGTCACCCCAAGAGCTCATCTTGTTTCTAAATCGTATCTCAAGATTTCCTCCCTACAACTTCCTGCTGGATGCAGTGTGGTACCCATCCACTCACCTTCTGCTGGAGCTCCTCGATGGTCCGGAAGTAGGACTGGTAGCTGGGGCACATCAAGGGCTCCTGCTGCTGGCACCGCTCCTGGATGCGGCACTCCAGCTCCGCATTGTCCCGCTCCAGCTGGCGCACCTTCTCCAGGTAGCTGGCCAGGCGGTCGTTCAGGAACTGCATGGTCTCCTTCTCGCTGCCATTGAAGGAGCCCTCGCAGAACCAGCCACAGTTGCCCACATTGGCGGGGATGTTACAGGCCCCGGGCAGGGGGATGTTATGGCAGCTGGGAGCCACGCAGGGCCGGGAGGGGCAGCTGGAGCGGCAGCTCAGGTTGGACAGGTAGCAGTTGTAAGGCATGGTGCTGGGAGGGAACGTGGCGTCAGCTGAAGACAGAGACCCAGTTCTCCAAGGACCTTGTAGGTCTCCTTCTTCTGGGGAGCTTTTATATCCCTTCTGCAGAGGGTGTGGACATGGAAGGCAacccttttgttctttcttatttggTGATTGTCAAAAGCCCTTCCCCTTCATTTGTTATGTTTCCTCAGAAGAGTCCCTCACCTCATAAAATACTTTACTCGGGCTTCTCCCTAACTTGGGACTCCTCTTCCAGGCTGTGTGTCAGTCAAGTAAGAGCTTCATAGTGTGGCTTCAAAGAGCTGGCCTCATGAACGCCCTGCGCTTTATTAGTGGGGTGTGGCAGGTCCAGGGATACTGTTGCTTCCTGGCTTAACAGCCTTGACTCCTTGGCAAACCTCTGGCTCTTCTCGCTGAGAAAGCAAAGCTTAGCTTTTGCCTGTGTGTCTTTCGCTAGGTCAAGTTTCCAAATTCCAAACTCATAGTTCTCAGAAAGACCAATAGATCCTTCTAGAACCATTAAAATAGCCTAGTTCCCAGTGGCCCTGTTTCCTGATATGGCAAGCACTATTGAGCTCCATGATAATGTCAATCAACCAAATAACAGATAGTCACCGGGGTTACAGTTTGTATAGGGCACTGAGGAATGGAAGGTGGACCAGGGCTTTGGTCAGATGGAGCTggcatttgttgagcacctgcaCAGGCCCAAGGTGGTGCTGTACACATTTCATGAACATGACCTCCTTCACTCCTCACCATGACCCTTCAAGGTAAAtggtgttattcccattttacagattggcaaactgaggcatagaggCTAGGAGTTGATATGTTGTGAAGCCAGGATTCCAACACAGATCTCTGTTCTTTCCATCATACCTCATTCCCTAACTTCTTCAGACCTCATTAAGTTGGGAAATTCTGTATTAGAGGAATTGGAAGAAGCTCAGTAAGGACGGTGTGAGCCAGAGAGTGACAGATAAGGGTGGAGGAGAAGCAGattatttccatcatttcatGCTACTTAGATATAAATGACCTACCTCTTTTCCTAACTTCTGACAGatcatctcttcctcctctctgagcTCTCGTTTCACCTTGAACATGGCATTGTCATGACTTATGTGCCCATCTCTCTCTCATTGAGTTCCCTGAAGGCATGAAGGACCATGTACATCTCCTTGAGTTTAGGCTCTTAAGGGGAATGAGGAGCCATTGAAAGTTCTAAGAAAAGGGGTGACGTAGTTTCATTCTTGATAAGCTGTGTTTGAAGAAACAGGGACATGTTCAGCAGGTCCTTGTAGTTGACTAGAATTCATGACAGAAATAATCCCAGTGCAGAGGTGAGAGTTGGCGAGATGAGCCAAGGGAGAGTACACAAAGAGAAGAGCACTAAGGGGCCGAGGAcctaattttggaaaattcccCAACCAtagagcaggagaaagaaaaaggagtcaGAGATAAATGGAGAAATggcaagagaaaatgaagagagccAGTTCATGGTAGGACAGATCACGGGGGAGAGAGTTTCAAAGCGGATGTGAAGGTCAAAACTCCAGTGAGGCAAAGGGCCCCCGTAAGGTCAGAATCATGGAAAGGGTCTTGAATATATTGACCAGGAAGTTGCCAGGACCCTTCCAGGATCACAAAGGTGTGCCTGCTGTATACAGCACCTGTGCTCTTAAAGTAACACACTGAATTTTGGTCAACTGAGACTTGAAACATCCTGAGCTGAGATGTTCGTTATTTAGAGAACTCCTGCCACAATCCATTTGTATACCTGATTATAAAGCCTGGAAGCTTTGAGCTCACCAACACTTTCTTGCAGTAATTAGAGTGTGCTTTAAGCAGTTTAAAGATGTCAAGCTCGTTTCGATCTGGCAATTCATAATAGTCGATGCCTTAGGAACAGTTACCCAAGAAGCATAAGCCCTCGGCTGTCAATACATACAACTCTATTTCTGCTTTGTTGTAAGGCATAAGATGAGACTTATTTGATGTCCTAAAGAGAGGCAATGAGGAAAGAATTCAGTTGTGTGCCTGGATACATTGCCCCAGACAGGGAAGGGCTCCTTACTATCTTCCTAGCAGAGCACAGAGCAGAACTCAGAGAAGGACTCGCAGCGGACTCCAAGTCCCTCAGCGACAGCTGCAAATCAGAAACCAGGCTGCTTTGCATTGggctcttcctttcctcccatcccCCTCTTACGGTAGGTCTCAAATGCCAAAACAGtcaaaagagagagggaagatcTTGGAACAAGAGTGATGTAAGGAATCTTAGTGATCGTCTcatccagctctgccattttacacatggggaaactgaggctcagaatggaGAAATAGCTTGCTAAGGGTCTCATAGTTTGAACCCAAATCTGCTGATTCCCACTGCAGTCCCAGCCCCCATCACCATGCTGCAGAAATGTTGAATAATTTCAAAACCCATCTGATCTGCCACAAGCTAGGAGCAGAAACCaaaggcaatgagaaaaaaaaaaaaaagaaacaaaatgttattatCTATAGATATGCTCTGTTGAAGAAGAATAAAGGGTGAATGTGGCAATAATGATAGATTTCAGCAATACAGAGGTACTTTTGACTCCCTGATTTCAATTGCTGTTTCTACATTGATGATACAGTTCTATCTTAACACTTTGAAGCAGCTTAGATGCAATTATATACTATCAAATATGGAATTATATCCCATGAGTTGGAGATCTTAGAACCACAACTGTTCAAATGATGGCACTCTACTCAAGAGCAATACACTTACCCAAAATAGAGTACACAAATACAGtcataacagaattaaaaataatatgattttaataatgaGGACAattgagagagaagaaacaacCACAGTACAACTGGATGCTTTTAAATGGTAGAAttatgaatgctttttttttttacttctgtatACTTTTTTGTCTTCTCCcaattttttgaaaacatgtatATTACTTCTgcacaagaaacagaaatacaattgacattaaaaattacaaaaggaaattcTTACAAGTCTTCTAAAGACTTAAAGAATTGTGCAAGGACTCAGGTTGGATTCCTATTGCAACATAATCATGACGTTGCACTTGAACTTGTTACTCTGCCTTTGTGATAATTGGCATTCACACCCTTTTGATAACTGCTGAGTTAGCCCATTCCAGAGGGGATCTATTAGTAAGTGATGAAGGAAAACCACGCTTCCTTTGGGATCAAACGACCTGTAGCTCATGAATTGACTGATGTGTGGGTCTGAGCCTCAGGTGAAGAGATTGGCAAGGAAAGCAAGCCTCAGAGAAATGTTCTGCCAGGTGATAGCCAGCCTACCATCCCAGAGACTGGCTGTTAGGGTCACCTCACTGAGCCACATCCGTAGGATGGATTCCCCACACACGTAGGCGGTGATTAAATTTCTTTCCTGGAAACAGTGTCTCAGTCAGATGAAGTCTAGATTCTTAGGATATTGGAGCGCCCAAGGACCTAGGCAGCCATCTCACCCAACTCTTTCCTTCTGCAAATGGAGAAAGGTTGACagagggaagtgacttgcccaagctcacatgGAGAGTTCGTGAAAGAGTCTAAATTGGAAAAGAGTAAATTAGACTAGAGAAATGAGGGACGTGGGGAAAGGCCTTTGCTCTGTATGAGAGAGTGGGAACTCGGACCCCTGAAAAAAAGCCACATCTCTCAAAACTCTGTATCCTTAATGAAAagatgaactggaaaaaaaaaaaatgtatgctcaTTGTCacaggaagatttttttaaaaaaggaaaaagaaaaaaattgaactgtGTTTTACTGGgctctaaatttaaaacattatactatgtaaaagaagccagtcacaaaataccatgtactgtatgattccattcatatgcaacgtccagaacaggcaaatctatagagacaacaGTGGTTGCCTAGGCCTCACAGGCGGGAGGCAGTGGGGGTGACTACAACTGGGTACAAGATTTCTTTTTGAggatgatgaaatgttctaaaattgcaGTAAAGGTTACATAACTCTATCAATAGACTTAAAATCATTGAACTATATGCTTCacataggtgaattttatggtatataaattatatattatggtatgaattaaattatatattatggtATGAATTATACCTCgataaagctatttttttaaaaatcaggagaaaatagGACAGAAGCAATATTCAAAAAATACAATGAGAGTTTTCTATAGGTGTTGAAAACCATGAATCAGTTCTAGAAGCACCTCAGTCCTAAACAGGAAAACGTAAACCAGACCCACCCCGTATGTATAATGCAGTGAAGCTACACAACACTAGAGACAAAGAGAGCATCTTAGAAACaaagtgggggggtgggggaggatccCCAACAGTAGAATGAACCACAGTTAGACTGGCAATAGGCTCTTTAGCATTGACAATAAAACCCAAAAGGCAGTGGTGTTTGGGAGGCACCTGTCCCTGATAAAGGCAGCCGCAGGTAACTATTAGTGGACAGGGGTCCCAACACACACGGAAAACTGCTGAGATGGATTGGATGAGGGTGTTTGTACAAGGCATGGAGGGAAGTGGTTCCTGGGGATGAACTTGCCCTCAAGGAAGGGAGGCTGGACTGCACCAACCGGGGCTAGGACATTCTGGGCACGGCGTGGAGTGTCACTTCCAGGGTCTCATGCCTGAGGTCTGGCTCAGGGAGCTCCAACAACATCAACAATAATGGAGTTAACATGCAAAGAGGACAACAATTTAAGACCAGCACTGGAGCAGGCATGGTCACAGCAGGGGTAGATAGTGTCACCTTCatctcaaggaaagaaaacatagcCAGCAGTTTGGCCAAAGACTTGGGCAATGACTCTGCCCAGACCACAGCAGGCCCAGCTGTGGGAGCCAGGAACCACGGCCGGACATCAGTTTGCACCAGTTGGAGCAGGGCATCAGCGTAGCTGTCACTCTGAGCATTGGCAAAGACTTATATTCTAGTTTGATTCTAAAGAGCTTTCTGGTGAGGGAGGGGTCCCAAAATCCAAATTTAGTCCCAGTGGTGAAAAAATTCAAATGGGGGGAGAAACGCTTTAAAAATCTGTTGGGTATTACTCAAATGCACGTGATGGTCCTTCCTACTCTTAGGAGTTCTTCAGTATTTTCCAGAGGAAAATTTCAGAGACGTTTGGGGTACTATTGGCATCATCTCTCCCCAGGTGACAATTTTGAAGGCTAGATAAGCTGTGGGTGCGTGTTCGAAGTCAGTTTTATTCTCTCAAAGTCACATCTCACATGGACTGACATTCGGGGAGTGCTGGATTCAGTCCCAGGGTTGCTACTGATGcgagtaagaaaaaaattagtcatgCAGTTCCTGGGCTTGGTTGCTGTTCAGGAAATGTTAGCTCCTGTCCCTCTTCTTGTAGgcacttggaaaagaaaaagtggaactTTCTAGAAGTAGTAACCATTGTATTTTACTAAGTTCCCATAATGAATGTGTTTGTCATTTTCAGAGGAGGCCTCTTGCCTTTCGTGGTCCCATCGGTTCCCTGCTGGTCTGAGTGGATGCTGGGGCTAATTGTCcttaatgaatgttaactaatgGTGACAAGGACCTTTTAGAAGATTAAACTACACAGTCCACCTATGCTTTCAAGTGGCTTTTTAAGGAGCGTCTACACATAGAGCAAACACTTGGAAAAGAATGAATACAAATCATCTTTGTTTTGCAAAGGAAAGTTTATTAGGAGACGTGCAAAGGGATTTGGGGACCtgcaagaaaaattaaacaaagcaaCAGAGAGAAACACAAGACACCTCAGATGACACGCTCATGGCCCAAACCTGTCAGACCATCATGTCGCAGAATAAGCACAGGAGAGTGACTTTGAATGAAGAGGTTCAGGCAGGCCTGGGCTTAGAGCCCAGCCTGAGTGTTTGTTCTTCTTCCAAACCACGTTTTATGGTGATGCCTGGGGTGGGGTCCCATGGTGACGTCAGAGAAGCAGGGCTGGTCCATCAGTGGTCCTTCTGTCTTCATGCAGTCCTCTTGCTGGCCCCAGGAGGTCTAGCACGCAAAGGAGCTGCAGGGCCCACAACGGGTACGGGACCCACAAGGGGCACAGGGATTGATGACACAGGGCCCAATGGGCTTGTCACACGCGTTGGTTGTGGCACAGGGGTTGCAGGGCAGCCTAGGACACAGAATCATTAGCTTGTCAGCATGagaggaataataaaaaaataaaggaggggaCTCAAACCAAGGAGATGTGGGAACAAGCAGAATCCATTCTCAGATGTGTCAGGAAGCCAAGCCTGTTCTGATTGCTCCTACAAAGTCAGACAGTGGAGGAAAAGAGCAATGACTCAAGGTGCAATCACAGCCCTCACTCTATAACCCTGGAGTCCTGGGGCAGTCACTTCATCCCTCTCAGCTTTGGCTTCGCCCCATAAGACAGGATCAGTAAGACCTACCGTACAGAACCGTGGAAAGTCCTCCAGACTGTTCATGAAAATACTGTGTTAGGTGACAAGCGCTGGACCCTATGAGTTATTGAGTCATCTTCCCTTTTGATGTTCAAATGCTCATCTATACGATGGTTATACTGACCCCCACTCTACCTGCCTCATATGGGTCCAACTAAGATCCATGAAACAGTGGATTTGAGTGTTTAGGTTAAATCCAAAAGCACTATTCAATATATATGATGGTCGTTACAGtcttattttcccttttgctGTGACAGCCAACCCTGAAGGTACAAAGCTTTATTTACCCATCAGCATCCAAAGGCATACCAGCGGGGAAAATAGTCAAGTCTCTCAAGTATCTTTTGGATCAGAAAATACCTTTAGGCCAGGCAATGGTAGCAACAAATACCCTCCATTTCCCACTGCTGTAATATAAAACTTTGGTCTCTACAGACATATTGGCATCTGAAATTTGACCTGCAAGGTCCCTGTTTTATCCTTCAGTGTATGTGCTTTGCAGGAGTGCCGCCTGCTGGGTACTCACTTGCAGTCCTCGCTCTCCAGCAGGCCCCGGTACGTGTTGATCTCACACTCCAGCCGTGCCCGGACGTCCAGCAGCACCTGGTACTCCTGGTTCTGTCGCTCCAGGTCACCCCTGATCTCGGCCAGCTGGGACTCCACGTTGGTGATCATGCACTGCACCTGGGACAGCTGGGAGCTGTAGCGGGCCTCCGTCTCTGTCAGCGTGTTCTCCAGAGAGTCCCTCTGTGTGGGGAAGATACAGGATGTCAGAGCAGCTCCTTTACCGGGTTTCTCCATAGGGCTCCAGAGAAGTCAAAGCTTCAAGAGTTAAGAAGAGCATGGCGCAAAGAACATCCCAGGGACTCGGATTCCCCGACCTCACATTTCTCACCCGGAGGTCTGAACCACACCCACCAGGTTGTGCTGGGCCTGCAGCTCGATCTCCAGGGCGTTGACCGTGCGTCTCAGCTCGATGATCTCTGCCTGGCAGGTCTGCAGCTGCTCTGAGCTGGACACCACCTGCTTGTTCAGCTCCTGAGTCTGAAACACCAAAGGGGAGAGACAGGATCAGATCCTACCTTAGGGGCCCTGAGTGGCCTTGGGTCCTGAGTGGCCTCGTGCTGAGGTGCCCACCTGGGTGTTGTACCATTCCTCCACGTCCCTGCGGTTGGTCTCCACCAGGGCCTCGTACTGACACCTGGTCTCATTGAGCACACGGTTCAGGTCCACTGTGGGGGCAGCGTCCACCTCCACGTTGAGGCGGTCCCCAATCTGGCAACGCAGGGTGTTGACTTCCtgatggaggaaggggaagaaatgaACCCACAGAAAGAGTCTATAAATAAGATCTCTTTGGATGAGTCCAGTGTGGTGAGAAGAAGATTGCACTGAAATTTAGGATTCATTAGTTGAAACCTAGTTAATGTACAACCCAGCTAAGTTAACTATTGTGATTCACACCGCCTGTCTGAGTCTCTCCTCGTCAGTATCATGAGGCTGCTTAATTAAACAATACTAATGCTTCTTTCACTCCAAgattctatcatttctttctctttgctcaaTGATAAGCCTGGCATGATaactgatttataatttttgctACTTAAATATAGAGAAAACAGGTTTAGCTCCTCTCATGTATTGCATGTCTTGGTCCATCATATACTATCCATTAAGGGTTGTTTCCTCTTCATCAAAATATCTAATGTTTGAGACATGCATCTAATTTCCTAGTATTACATTCGACCATGAGGTCTGAATCCACCATTATTTGAATTCCttcatttctcccattttccccattcattcatccatccatccatccatccatccagctgGGTGATACATAATACAAAGAAGTTTGCTGTCTCCTTCCAGTCTTAGTCATTCATTTGGCATCTATTGACAAAATAACAGATCTTATCAAATAGTAGAAAGTCCACTTTGTGTGGACTTTTAAGCCCAGGTCTGGCTCCAAATGGAAATAGGTCAGCTGACTACACTcttataggttaaaaaaaaaaaaaaatggagttctGTAACTCATGCCCCAACAATTCTCAAATGTGTTTTGAGCAACTAGCAAAATGTTGTGTTAGCTCTAGGGAGCTTAGCAAAGGCCTACCTTATCCTGATCAGGGGAGTTATGGAGCTCTCAATTTTGGGGTGTTGCGGGCTGGGACCCCCTCACCTGTTCGTGGTTCTGCTTGAGACAGAGCAGCTCCTCCTTCAGGGACTCCACCTGGGCCTCCAGGTCGGACTTGCACAGGGTCAGCTCATCCAGGATCCTGCGCAGGCTGTTGATGTCCGACTCCACCAGCTGCCGCAAGCCCAGCTCCGTCTCGTACCTGCGCACATAGCCAGAGGTCAAAGCGGAAGAATTTTTCCCAGGCTTTACTTAGCTGACCTAGTCAGAtgcattatattttgaattttttcaaactttatgaaaggggaaaaaaaatatatcaccgGGCTAAGTGAAAAGAGCTATTTTCTTCCCTGAAGCCCTCAGAGAAGGTTTTGGTGGGGTATCTATGCCCAGTTCTAATGTAATAGTAATGCATTTGTTCTAAGAATTCCATGCACGGGTTACTATCATCTGAGTCCTGTCATCTTGCCTTCCTGAGTCAGTAAACTTCGTAAGCCTGCTGTCTGTATTATCTCACCCTTCTTTCCAGCTACCCTGAGAAGTGAGCCAGTGTGGTAAGAAAAGCATTTGAATTAGAACTCAGATTCAGCCTTGCCaatatgaccttgggtaagttccttaatctctctgaggcttgatttcctcatttataaaatgcgAAGCACGCTAACGCTTCATCAGCTTGGACTGAAGATGAAATGGCATAGGTAAAACTACACTGTCAACTGTAAAGTCCCATCAAAATGCAAAGGATTCTTATGATTGTAATGGTCACACCTAGAAAAATTGATTGATTCTCTGAAATGGATTCGGCCTCCTATTTTTGaggtttaataatttttttccgaTGAGCTGATAGTGACTAATCTATACTAAGAAACTGGTGTGAAACTTACTTTTCAACTTGCTCCAGACGTTaagttgaaaaagagaaagaaagggtggTTTCTTGCACTCCTCCAAAATGGACACTCTTAACATTGAATGAGGAGACTTTAACTGACATGTAATTTAACTTACTCGAGCCAAGAATCCTGCCAATAACATCCAGGCAGCTTCTGCTTGCGAGCTCCCAGGACAGGGCCCATCACTTTCATATTCAGCCTGTCCCTTACTAGAGAGCTCTGATCATTAGAAAAGTCTTACTTACTTGGTTCTGAAGTCGTCCGCGGCCAGTTTGGCGTTGTCGATCCGTGCCACCAGCCTGGCGTTCTCCGCCTTGCTGCACAGGGTCTGGAGCCAGGATTAATTGTGAAATGAGATGGAGTGCCTTATGCCTTACCATGAAAAGCTATTTTCTTGCAGCCACATTTCTTCCCAATAGCTTTGAGTCTTCTCAGATTTTGGTTTGGGGATTAAAAAAAGGATTAATAGAACTAATCGTTTCAAAACTAAAACAGTCAAGGGAAATGTGCCCGCTGTCATAAATTCTTCTCTTCCTGGTCTGTCTCTGGCTTCACCCAGGAACTGTGTATACTGGGTGTCAAGCCTCAGTTAGGGGGACCAGTGCCCCACTTTGCTTGGGACTAGGGGGTTCCTAGGATACTAAACCCAGAAAAATCCCAGGCAATCCAGGCCAAGTTGGTTATCCTACACTAATACGCATTTATTCCAGCCCTGATGATCTCACTCCATTCTCCCGGCCTTTTGCCCTAGACAAGGCTTTTGCACAAAGCTTCTCCCTCTGCCTAGATTACCCTGGGATGCCCTCACCCACCTAGAAAGACCCCTTGCTTAGCCCAGCTCCTGCAGGGGGTCACTTCTTCAAAGCACTCTCATAGTACTTTGCCCTTAGACAGTTACTTCTCATCACCTTCACCGCGGTCATTCATTTCCAGATCTCTCTCCCCTATTACACTGTGACCTCCTGAAGCAAAGAGACTGTCTTATTCGGTATTTCATCCCTTGCTCCAACATTATGCCTAGTACTCACTGAGGGTGGGTAAATGAACTCATGCTCTTCAAATCACATGGCCCTTTTCGGGCATTCACTCTGCCAGAACTATGGAACAGTGAACACTCAGTTCCCTCTGGCAGTCAAGGGCTTGTGCAGTTGACATAAATTCCTGCTCATTCTTCAAATCCTGCATAGATGGTGCCTCTTCTGGGAAGCCCTCCCGGATTTATACCATGTATTAAGTCCCACCTTTATGCTGACTCTTTACTTATTCCCGCTTCTACTCCTATATTTCTGGCCCTGAATTCTAAGTTGTGTTCACGCTCTAGTGGACGGTACAGTATCTGTGCCTAAGAGTGAGGCTTCTGGAGTCAATggttcttttgctttttgttacACAGTCTCTTGCTACAACTTTGAAAGgctttaaatatttgagaattcACTAAGGGAATTCCTTGCTCTGAGAAACAATTcaggtgcatacatttttttattttttttttaatgctgtagGCTCTGAAAACAAGACCAGGATATCACAAGAGAACTAAAGAATCAGATATTCTGGTTTTAGGTAAGAAGTGATATAAGATTGCTCTGACAAATTTTGGCCTAATGGCTTGCCCTCTCACCAGTCTGTATCCTTTCCTTTTGGGGCTTCCCAAATAGATTTTCTAAGAGTACTGGATGATTTGTCCCGAAGCTGGTGAAGTCTATGTCTTTATCATTCTCAACACTGGCTTTGAACAGTCTTAGATCCATTCAGAAGTAGGTATGTTAAATTTCGGTGAATAGTTCACTAAATCGGCAGTGTGGTGCTCCCCCGCCACTCACCTTCTGCTGGAGCTCCTCAATGGTCCGGAAGTAGGACTGGTAGCTGGGGCACATCAAGGGCTCCTGCTGCTGGCACCGTTCCTGGATGAGGCACTCCAGCTCCGCGTTGTCCCGCTCCAGCTGGCGCACCTTCTCCAGGTAGCTGGCCAGGCGGTCGTTCAGGAACTGCATGGTCTCCTTCTCGCTGCCATTGAAGGAGCCCTCGCAGAACCAGCCACAGTTGCCCACATTGGCGGGGATGTTACAGGCCCCGGGCAGGGGGATGTTATGGCAGCTGGGGGCCACGCAGGGCCGGGAGGGGCAGCTGGAGCGGCAGCTCAGGTTGGACAGGCAGCAGTTGTAAGGCATGGTGCTGGGAGGGAGCGGAGCTCTGAAGGTCAGTTGCAAAGCTGATTCCTTTCCTGTGGTGTAAGCATTGGTCCTCTCCCAGGGCTTTATATTCTGTCAGCGGTGGGTGTGGCAACCACGGACTGCATTACCCCCTTTTACCCTGTTTAccaatgtttccatttgttttgtagCCACCTCACACAAGTTCTTTACCTCATAAATGTTTTACTCTGGCTTCTTGCTCAGTCGGGACTCCTCACCAATCATGCTGGTTGGTTAAGTAAGAGCTTCAAAGTGACCAACTCATTACCTTGCCAACAGCAGTGCTTATTCACAGGGTGTTGAGTTAGAGTGATAGCTGTACGCTGTCCTCCAAAGTTGGGGGCCCTTCTGTGCCTCTTTGTCCTAAACAAAGGTCTATACCTCATCCATCTCATACTCAGTAAGGACTCTGTGAGAAAAACCATCTAAAGTAGCCCACCTAGAAACTAAACTGTTGGGTAGGGAATCCTGGAAGCTGAGATTAAAAAGGACTAACGAGGCCATCCAGTTCAGTGTCCCTTAGCCATTCCATCCAAACCAGATTGAGGCAATTCCAGGCTCTTCCTAGTGGGGGCTTCAGGAAGTCCCTCAGGCTCCATCTCTGTTACTACTCAATGTTCACAGTAAGAAAACTAACATCTTAGGAGCACCTACTCAGCGTGAGGACTGTACCATGTGCTTACACACAGTATGACTGTTATTGGAATGGCTCCTGCTTGCTGAGCACCCACTGTGCTAAGCAGTTCACATGTGTTATCTCTTTCAGTCCTCACACAACCCTGCAGGGTTTGTAGATGAGCACACCAAGCCTCTGAGAGGTTGACCATTCTCAGAACTCCTACATGGTGGAACCAGCATCCAAACCCAGATTTCTGATGCCAACAACCATGCTTTCTCCATTACACTAACTGTCTCTCTCTTCCAATCTTCTCACTACTGAAAAGCAGTAATGCACAAATGAATTGAATTTAATGGGACTTGACCACTACTAGACAACATACCCTCCTAAATTAAAATGGGCCAAGAAGTGAAAGCTTGTTCTCTACCAAAGAAGCAAAGGTCATTTTTCATTCTAAGGAAAGGAGGTCTACTGAGTAAGAACGTGTAATAAACACTGaaagctagaaaaaaagaaaccattggTTGCTTTGACATAGACA contains the following coding sequences:
- the LOC117013491 gene encoding keratin, type I cuticular Ha3-I-like, whose protein sequence is MPYNCCLSNLSCRSSCPSRPCVAPSCHNIPLPGACNIPANVGNCGWFCEGSFNGSEKETMQFLNDRLASYLEKVRQLERDNAELECLIQERCQQQEPLMCPSYQSYFRTIEELQQKTLCSKAENARLVARIDNAKLAADDFRTKYETELGLRQLVESDINSLRRILDELTLCKSDLEAQVESLKEELLCLKQNHEQEVNTLRCQIGDRLNVEVDAAPTVDLNRVLNETRCQYEALVETNRRDVEEWYNTQTQELNKQVVSSSEQLQTCQAEIIELRRTVNALEIELQAQHNLRDSLENTLTETEARYSSQLSQVQCMITNVESQLAEIRGDLERQNQEYQVLLDVRARLECEINTYRGLLESEDCKLPCNPCATTNACDKPIGPCVINPCAPCGSRTRCGPCSSFAC